TTAGGTACAGCCTTCAAACCTGCCTTCAAAACTTTTGAATCAAAGGAGCATAAAATGAGGAGCAACGTAGTGTTTTCTACAACCTTCTTCACTGTAGCCTTGAATTTTTCCGGGTCGTTAGAGGTGGAACGCACAGCGATCATGTTGAGTTTTAATGTTGTCCCTATGTATTCATAACTGAACTGCTGCGTTTTCCTAACTCTCTCCAACAATTCTTCATCAGACATCTCATCGGTAACATCGATGGCTATGGCTGTGGGATTAGTGTAGGTGAACTCGTGGCGATACATGACGTATTTGCCGCCCACTTTTATCGCGTGTTCCTTTGGGCCGATGGTAACTTCTCTTATTAGCGGCTTAAGCATCTCCCAGAGTTGTTTGTAGACTTTTTCGTTTTCTTTCTTCAACAATGGTGGACACTGCTCTAAGGTCATTTCGCGGTTTACCAGCTTTGTGGCGAAGGCCATGCAGTTTTGTTCACCGCATTCTTTGCAGTTTGTTTTTGGGAGTAGCATGTAGACGTCGATAGGGCTGATTTCCTTTATGCTGGTTCTTTTCACTTCCTTCTCAGACATTTCTCTATGTCCCCCTAAATTTTGGCAGTTACCCAGTTTGCAATTTTCTTCGGGTCACCCGACTTACCAGTGGTAAGTTGTTTTATTACATCTTTTAGGGTTTTCACAGCAGCGGGGTGCATCATCATGAACAAGTCAACGCCAGCCAACAAAAGAGTAAGCGCGGTTACAGTTTCCCAAATTGGCCCTCTAAACTCTCGTGGTCCCCATTCAGGATCCATCTTTTTCCATGCTTCTCTGGCAGCCCAAGCGTTCGTCGTGCCTGAAGACATGGGATGTTGCAGTTCAGGGTCGCCCATCAAAGCAGCTAGTCTGGCTCGTTCCATTATTGTGAAAGCATAGTCTAAGCCGTATCCTAAAGCAGCTGTAGTAGTATCCATTATAATTTGTTCTTTAGGTAGGAAATCGTAAAGACGGCGGTTCAGTTGCCTTGCTTGATTCAAATCCATAGGAGTAAACGAAAGAACCACGTGTCCATACTTTTTTGCAGCTGCGCATGTGCATTCAATATCCATGTCTTGCGTAACTGAACTGAGCATGAACCGCTCACCAGCCCCGACTTCAGCTACTTTCTCAAAGACTTCAAGGTCTTTTTTTGGGTCGCCACAGCCTCCGATAATCAGCGGTACGTCTACGGCTTGCAGTACGTTCTCAACAGTTTTTGCAGCTTCACTTGGCGAGGTATCTTTAACCAAGGGGTCGATGCTGATGAGGTGCAACGTTATCATGTCTGCACCATATTTGTCAACAGCCAACTTCGCCCATGCAACCGGGTCTC
This portion of the Candidatus Bathyarchaeota archaeon genome encodes:
- the cdhD gene encoding CO dehydrogenase/acetyl-CoA synthase subunit delta codes for the protein MRKENKEDLANLLDLLTRFKEIELEDVEIEVGDLELWLQSGVAATAGLSKALKVAPPLKAKPTAILQADFAPPVEEYLGQIVEVTLGATKSEGGSRGKSITIGGEKSPAFYLFENPPPNPPIISLDVFDTTIPLAKPVKTHFKEVLGDPVAWAKLAVDKYGADMITLHLISIDPLVKDTSPSEAAKTVENVLQAVDVPLIIGGCGDPKKDLEVFEKVAEVGAGERFMLSSVTQDMDIECTCAAAKKYGHVVLSFTPMDLNQARQLNRRLYDFLPKEQIIMDTTTAALGYGLDYAFTIMERARLAALMGDPELQHPMSSGTTNAWAAREAWKKMDPEWGPREFRGPIWETVTALTLLLAGVDLFMMMHPAAVKTLKDVIKQLTTGKSGDPKKIANWVTAKI